Genomic window (Nitrospirota bacterium):
TGATGACGCTCTGAACCGTCGGCTCGCCAAAGACGCCGTACTTCTCAAGATCTATCATGCAGCCGCTTCCGAGGTCTGCCATCACAGGCACCCTAAACTCTCTTCCTAAACCGGCGAGTTGATCCATAGAGACCTCTTCTGTAAAACCGATCACCTTGTAGTTGCTCGGATGAACCTTGAGCAGGAGGGCTGTATCGCCGCAGACGGCATTTTCATAATCTCTTAGATGCGCCTTATTTGTTGAGCCTACTTCCCTGAGCACCGCGCCGCTTGCCTGCATCACCTCAGGTATCCTGAATGAGCCGCCGATCTCTACAAGTTCGCCTCTGGATACTATGACCTCACGACCCCTTGCAAATGTATTCAGGCAGACGAGTACGGCTGCGGCATTGTTATTAACAATTAGCGCATCCTCTGCGCCTGTCAGCTCAAGAACGATATCATTCAGATGCGAATACCTCTTGCCTCTCTTCGCGCTTGAGAGGTCATATTCAAGGTTTGAGTAGCTTGCGGCAACATTTGTTATATTCTTGATCGCCTCGTCAGAAAGTATCGCCCTGCCGAGATTGGTATGGATGACGACTCCAGTTGCGTTGATCACCGGCCTGAGTTTATACGCAGAGAGTTCTTTTAATATCCTTTCAATATCAGGTGAAAGCGCATCAAGAGAGACAACGGGCATGAGGCCGCTCAATATCTCTTTTCTCTTTGCGTCAAGAACGGTTCTGACGGCTTTAAGAACTGACTTTCTCGGATAAGACTCAAGCCATTTCAGGCCATAAGGACTCTTGAGAACTTCATCAACAGAGGGGATATCTTTGAGAGGATTAAGTTTATTCATCTGTGTTTTTAACACAAGGAAGGCAGTATGGTCAAGTGAATAAAATATAACATATTATTTACCCCACTTTAGAAAAGGGGGGCAAGGGGGGATTTGAAGTCTCTTTAGGAAAACATGCTTTCTTAGAATAATGGAAGATATTATATTTATAAAATCCCCCTTAATCCCCCTTTGTCAAAGTGGGAAGTAAGTGAATTACTATTTATTTTTTCAGCCGAACCCTTACCGAATTGCCGTGCGCCTCAAGCCCCTCGCTGTCTGCTATCTCGGCAACGGTCTTTGAAATGGCGATAAAGCCCGCCTTGCTCGCGTTTATCAGGCTTGTGCGTTTGATAAAGT
Coding sequences:
- a CDS encoding L-seryl-tRNA(Sec) selenium transferase; the protein is MNKLNPLKDIPSVDEVLKSPYGLKWLESYPRKSVLKAVRTVLDAKRKEILSGLMPVVSLDALSPDIERILKELSAYKLRPVINATGVVIHTNLGRAILSDEAIKNITNVAASYSNLEYDLSSAKRGKRYSHLNDIVLELTGAEDALIVNNNAAAVLVCLNTFARGREVIVSRGELVEIGGSFRIPEVMQASGAVLREVGSTNKAHLRDYENAVCGDTALLLKVHPSNYKVIGFTEEVSMDQLAGLGREFRVPVMADLGSGCMIDLEKYGVFGEPTVQSVIKSGVDIVTFSGDKLLGGPQAGIIIGKKKYIQMIQKNPMLRALRIDKLTLASLEATFMQFLDEEKAVRDIPTLRMLTEKKDIIKKRAQKIQTSLKKSLSDHADITVIPDQSRAGGGSLPETDFPTFVVSIKPLRMSVNKFEKRLRESSTPVIARIQDGALLVDARTVLDREIKALSKCIVEALA